The following are from one region of the Siniperca chuatsi isolate FFG_IHB_CAS linkage group LG13, ASM2008510v1, whole genome shotgun sequence genome:
- the klhl14 gene encoding kelch-like protein 14 isoform X2 yields MSRSGDRTSTFDPTHSDTLLHGLNLLWRKQLFCDVTLTAQGQQFHCHKAVLASCSQYFRSLFSSHNVINNEGSKGDQGSSGTPSSSPDDKLVTPSARPINNLVLQGCSSIGLRLVLEYLYTANVTLSLDTVEEVLSVSKILNIPQITKLSVQFLNDQISVQNYKQICKIAALHGLDETKKLANKYLVEDVLLLNFEEMCAMLDALPPPVESELALFQMSVLWLEHDRETRMHYAPDLMKRLRFALIPAPELVERVQSVDFMRSDPVCQKLLLDAMNYHLMPFRQHCRQSVASRIRSNKRMLLLVGGLPPGPDRLPSNLVQYYDDEKKTWKILTIMPYNSAHHCVVEVENFLLLLGGEDQWNPNGKHSTNFVSRYDPRFNSWIQLPPMQERRASFFACRLEKHLYVIGGRNESGYLSSVESYNLETNEWNYVSSLPQPLAAHAGAVHNGKIYISGGVHNGEYVSWLYCYDPIMDVWARKQDMNTKRAIHALAGMNDRLYAIGGNHLKGFSHLDVMLVECYDPKADQWNILQTPILEGRSGPGCAVLDDSIFLVGGYSWSMTSLPRLWHRGLTSLLPSATAQRKEHGQSWRERWQSP; encoded by the exons ATGTCCAGATCGGGTGATAGAACATCCACCTTTGACCCAACACACAGTGACACCTTGCTGCACGGGCTCAATCTCTTATGGAGAAAACAGCTTTTCTGTGATGTGACTCTCACTGCCCAGGGACAGCAGTTCCACTGCCACAAAGCTGTGCTGGCATCCTGCTCCCAGTATTTCAgatctctcttctcttcccatAATGTAATCAACAATGAGGGGAGCAAAGGGGACCAGGGCAGCAGTGGGACCCCCTCATCCTCTCCCGATGACAAGCTGGTGACCCCCAGCGCCAGGCCCATCAATAACCTGGTACTCCAGGGCTGCTCCTCCATTGGACTACGATTAGTGCTGGAGTACCTGTACACTGCCAACGTGACTCTTTCCCTGGACACAGTGGAAGAGGTGCTGTCAGTCAGCAAGATCCTCAACATCCCCCAGATTACCAAGCTCAGCGTGCAGTTCCTCAACGACCAGATCTCTGTGCAGAACTACAAGCAGATCTGCAAGATTGCCGCACTCCATGGACTGGATGAGACCAAGAAGCTGGCCAACAAGTACCTGGTGGAggatgtgctgctgctgaacttTGAGGAGATGTGTGCCATGCTAGATGCTCTGCCACCTCCGGTGGAGTCAGAGCTGGCTCTATTTCAGATGTCAGTCCTCTGGCTGGAGCATGACCGTGAGACTCGCATGCACTATGCGCCGGACCTTATGAAGAGGCTGCGCTTCGCCCTCATACCTGCTCCAGAGCTGGTGGAGAGGGTGCAGTCTGTTGACTTCATGAGGAGTGACCCTGTGTGCCAGAAACTACTCCTGGATGCCATGAACTACCACCTGATGCCCTTCAGGCAGCACTGCAGGCAGTCCGTGGCCAGCAG AATCCGTTCCAATAAGAGAATGCTGTTACTGGTGGGTGGTTTGCCTCCTGGACCTGATCGTCTCCCCAGCAATTTGGTCCAGTACTATGACGATGAGAAAAAGACATGGAAGATCCTCACAA TAATGCCTTACAACAGCGCCCATCACTGcgtggtggaggtggagaacttcctgctgctgctgggcgGAGAGGACCAGTGGAACCCCAATG GAAAGCACAGCACTAATTTTGTCAGCCGCTATGATCCCAGATTCAACAGTTGGATACAGCTGCCTCCTATGCAGGAGAG GAGAGCCAGTTTCTTTGCCTGCCGCCTGGAAAAGCACCTGTATGTGATTGGTGGTAGGAACGAGAGCGGCTACCTTTCCAGCGTGGAGTCCTACAACCTGGAGACGAATGAGTGGAACTACGTGTCGTCTCTGCCGCAGCCTCTGGCTGCCCATGCAGGAGCAGTGCACAACGGCAAGATCTACATATCAG GAGGAGTGCACAATGGAGAGTATGTGTCCTGGCTCTACTGTTATGACCCTATAATGGACGTGTGGGCTCGGAAACAGGACATGAACACAAAGCGTGCCATTCACGCCCTAGCTGGAATGAATGACCGCCTATATGCTATTGGTGGAAACCATTTGAAAG GTTTCTCCCATCTAGACGTAATGTTGGTGGAGTGTTACGACCCGAAAGCTGACCAGTGGAACATCCTGCAGACGCCCATCCTGGAGGGTCGCAGCGGCCCAGGCTGTGCTGTTTTGGATGACAGCATCTTCCTCGTGGGAGGCTACAGCTGGAGCATG ACTTCTCTACCCCGTCTGTGGCACAG ggGGCTTACAAGTCTTCTACCATCTGCTACAGCCCAGAGAAAGGAACATGGACAGAGTTGGAGGGAGAGGTGGCAGAGCCCTTAG
- the klhl14 gene encoding kelch-like protein 14 isoform X1, giving the protein MSRSGDRTSTFDPTHSDTLLHGLNLLWRKQLFCDVTLTAQGQQFHCHKAVLASCSQYFRSLFSSHNVINNEGSKGDQGSSGTPSSSPDDKLVTPSARPINNLVLQGCSSIGLRLVLEYLYTANVTLSLDTVEEVLSVSKILNIPQITKLSVQFLNDQISVQNYKQICKIAALHGLDETKKLANKYLVEDVLLLNFEEMCAMLDALPPPVESELALFQMSVLWLEHDRETRMHYAPDLMKRLRFALIPAPELVERVQSVDFMRSDPVCQKLLLDAMNYHLMPFRQHCRQSVASRIRSNKRMLLLVGGLPPGPDRLPSNLVQYYDDEKKTWKILTIMPYNSAHHCVVEVENFLLLLGGEDQWNPNGKHSTNFVSRYDPRFNSWIQLPPMQERRASFFACRLEKHLYVIGGRNESGYLSSVESYNLETNEWNYVSSLPQPLAAHAGAVHNGKIYISGGVHNGEYVSWLYCYDPIMDVWARKQDMNTKRAIHALAGMNDRLYAIGGNHLKGFSHLDVMLVECYDPKADQWNILQTPILEGRSGPGCAVLDDSIFLVGGYSWSMGAYKSSTICYSPEKGTWTELEGEVAEPLAGPACSTVILPACLPFNK; this is encoded by the exons ATGTCCAGATCGGGTGATAGAACATCCACCTTTGACCCAACACACAGTGACACCTTGCTGCACGGGCTCAATCTCTTATGGAGAAAACAGCTTTTCTGTGATGTGACTCTCACTGCCCAGGGACAGCAGTTCCACTGCCACAAAGCTGTGCTGGCATCCTGCTCCCAGTATTTCAgatctctcttctcttcccatAATGTAATCAACAATGAGGGGAGCAAAGGGGACCAGGGCAGCAGTGGGACCCCCTCATCCTCTCCCGATGACAAGCTGGTGACCCCCAGCGCCAGGCCCATCAATAACCTGGTACTCCAGGGCTGCTCCTCCATTGGACTACGATTAGTGCTGGAGTACCTGTACACTGCCAACGTGACTCTTTCCCTGGACACAGTGGAAGAGGTGCTGTCAGTCAGCAAGATCCTCAACATCCCCCAGATTACCAAGCTCAGCGTGCAGTTCCTCAACGACCAGATCTCTGTGCAGAACTACAAGCAGATCTGCAAGATTGCCGCACTCCATGGACTGGATGAGACCAAGAAGCTGGCCAACAAGTACCTGGTGGAggatgtgctgctgctgaacttTGAGGAGATGTGTGCCATGCTAGATGCTCTGCCACCTCCGGTGGAGTCAGAGCTGGCTCTATTTCAGATGTCAGTCCTCTGGCTGGAGCATGACCGTGAGACTCGCATGCACTATGCGCCGGACCTTATGAAGAGGCTGCGCTTCGCCCTCATACCTGCTCCAGAGCTGGTGGAGAGGGTGCAGTCTGTTGACTTCATGAGGAGTGACCCTGTGTGCCAGAAACTACTCCTGGATGCCATGAACTACCACCTGATGCCCTTCAGGCAGCACTGCAGGCAGTCCGTGGCCAGCAG AATCCGTTCCAATAAGAGAATGCTGTTACTGGTGGGTGGTTTGCCTCCTGGACCTGATCGTCTCCCCAGCAATTTGGTCCAGTACTATGACGATGAGAAAAAGACATGGAAGATCCTCACAA TAATGCCTTACAACAGCGCCCATCACTGcgtggtggaggtggagaacttcctgctgctgctgggcgGAGAGGACCAGTGGAACCCCAATG GAAAGCACAGCACTAATTTTGTCAGCCGCTATGATCCCAGATTCAACAGTTGGATACAGCTGCCTCCTATGCAGGAGAG GAGAGCCAGTTTCTTTGCCTGCCGCCTGGAAAAGCACCTGTATGTGATTGGTGGTAGGAACGAGAGCGGCTACCTTTCCAGCGTGGAGTCCTACAACCTGGAGACGAATGAGTGGAACTACGTGTCGTCTCTGCCGCAGCCTCTGGCTGCCCATGCAGGAGCAGTGCACAACGGCAAGATCTACATATCAG GAGGAGTGCACAATGGAGAGTATGTGTCCTGGCTCTACTGTTATGACCCTATAATGGACGTGTGGGCTCGGAAACAGGACATGAACACAAAGCGTGCCATTCACGCCCTAGCTGGAATGAATGACCGCCTATATGCTATTGGTGGAAACCATTTGAAAG GTTTCTCCCATCTAGACGTAATGTTGGTGGAGTGTTACGACCCGAAAGCTGACCAGTGGAACATCCTGCAGACGCCCATCCTGGAGGGTCGCAGCGGCCCAGGCTGTGCTGTTTTGGATGACAGCATCTTCCTCGTGGGAGGCTACAGCTGGAGCATG ggGGCTTACAAGTCTTCTACCATCTGCTACAGCCCAGAGAAAGGAACATGGACAGAGTTGGAGGGAGAGGTGGCAGAGCCCTTAGCGGGCCCAGCCTGTTCCACCGTCAtactgcctgcctgccttcccTTTAACAAATGA